The window GCACGTGCCCACCGACTTGGCGTAGAATGAAGCGCCAAGTTGGCGAGGAAGGAGGGCGTCATGGCCGTTCAGGGAGTCGCCCGCAGGCCCCAACCCCACCCAAGCGACCGCCCCACCGTGTTCGCCGCCCAACCGTTCACCCTCTCGGAGAGCGTCGCCAGGCGCCTCGGCGCCAGCGGCGAGCAGATGGCCGCCTACATCGGCGTCACCTTCCGCACCTACCAACGCCGCGCCCAGAAGGGGCGCCTCGAGGACGCCGAAGCCGCCAAGGTCGAGATGCTCGACTCCCTCCTGAACCTCGGCGTCCGCGTGCTCGGCGACGAAGCGGCGGCCCGCGACTGGCTCACGTCGCCGGTGCTCTCCCTGGAGGGCCGCAGACCGATCGAGCTGCTCGACACGCTCAAGGGCTACGAACGCGTCAAGAACAAGCTCCTCCAGATCGAGTACGGGACCTTCTGACTTGCGCGCCTGGCGCATCTACCCCCACACCGCCGCCTACGCCCAGGCGCCCACCTTCGACCCGCTCGACGGCGCGGGCGGCCGGGTCGCCAACCGCTGGAACGACGCGGGCGCCCCCATCGTCTACGCCGCCGCCACGCCGAGCCTCGCTGCCCTCGAGACGCTCGCCAACCTCTCCCACCCGGGGCAGTTCGGGGAACGCACCATCCTCGAGATCGGTCTCGCCGACGACGCCGAGGAGGTCGGCCTCGAACTGGTCCTCCGCCTGCGCGAGGACGCCCCGCGGGACGACCCCGAACGCGGCACGCGCGCGTTCGGCTCCGCCTGGCTGGCGGAGAAGCGCACGCTCGCCCTCCTCGTCCCCAGCTTCGTGATGCCGTTCGAACGCAACGTGCTCATCAACCCGCTTCACCCCAAGGCAGGCAGCCTCGCCGTGCTGCGCAGGGAGCGGCTGCGGCTGGATCAGCGGTTGTTGCGCGGCTAGCGGCGGCCGCCGCTCGCGTACGTCCGGCCCGGCGGGCCGGCGCCGGCATCGGCACGGCCCGGCCTCGGCTCACTCCGCGTCGTCGGCCTCCGGCGTGAAGCGGTAACCCACGCCCCACACGGTGTGGAAGTAGATGGGTTTGGCCGGGTCGGGCTCGAACCGGCGCCTTAGCCGCACCACGAAGTTGTCGACGGTGCGTGCGCTCGGGAAGGCGGCGCGGCCCCACACGGCGTCGAGGATGTCGTCGCGGCTGACCACCTGCCCCGCCCGCCGGGCCAGCAGCGCGAGGATCCCGGCCTCGCGCTGGCTCAGCTCGAGGGAGGTGCCGTCGGCGAGGCGAGCCGTCCAGGCGCGCAGGTCCACCACGTGACCGCCGAACGCCAGGCGGGCACCGGCGGCGCGTGGGGCACCGGCCCTGTCGAGGAGGCGGCGCACGCGGAGCAGGAACTCGGGCAGGTGGAACGGCTTGGCGAGGTAATCGTCCCCGCCCGACGCCAGCCCCTCGACCCGCTCCTCGGGCCGACCCTTGGCCGACAGGAACAGCACCGGCGTGTCGTCGCCCGCCGCGCGC of the Trueperaceae bacterium genome contains:
- a CDS encoding DUF2384 domain-containing protein, coding for MARKEGVMAVQGVARRPQPHPSDRPTVFAAQPFTLSESVARRLGASGEQMAAYIGVTFRTYQRRAQKGRLEDAEAAKVEMLDSLLNLGVRVLGDEAAARDWLTSPVLSLEGRRPIELLDTLKGYERVKNKLLQIEYGTF
- a CDS encoding RES domain-containing protein yields the protein MRAWRIYPHTAAYAQAPTFDPLDGAGGRVANRWNDAGAPIVYAAATPSLAALETLANLSHPGQFGERTILEIGLADDAEEVGLELVLRLREDAPRDDPERGTRAFGSAWLAEKRTLALLVPSFVMPFERNVLINPLHPKAGSLAVLRRERLRLDQRLLRG
- a CDS encoding response regulator transcription factor; amino-acid sequence: MAGARVLIIEDEAVLVSVLTDNLEAEGHEVRHAGDGRAGASAWRDDRPDLVVLDVMLPYQDGYSLCRERRAAGDDTPVLFLSAKGRPEERVEGLASGGDDYLAKPFHLPEFLLRVRRLLDRAGAPRAAGARLAFGGHVVDLRAWTARLADGTSLELSQREAGILALLARRAGQVVSRDDILDAVWGRAAFPSARTVDNFVVRLRRRFEPDPAKPIYFHTVWGVGYRFTPEADDAE